TGCACGCGGCGGTGGTTTCGACTATGCGATCCATATATTCGGGGTCGGGGGTCATGCCCAAACACGGCAGTGTGGGGAGGGCGCAGTGCGTGTGGCTGCACGCTACCATTACGTTATCTCCCGAGATTCCACACGCGCTTGCCACTTGTGCTCGGATTCGATCAGTGGTGGCTTTTGTTATGCCGATGACGTCGAGTGTGGCGATGGCTATTTGCACATCTTCTTCGGCAAATACAACCGCCCGCACTTCAAGAGGGTAGAGTACGGAATGCGATGGGTTGGTGTTCCAATGTCCCTGAAGTACTGGGCCGGGTTCCGGCGTGATGTCTCCGCTTGCAACGCCGCTCTGGATCATGGTGGGTCTCCTGAAATTATGCGTTCGGAATTTAATTTTTAGAATGTATCTCAGAATTGTCTTTCGCGCAATCTTCTTTGTAGGAGACAATGATTTCAACTCTTAAATTGGTAATGGATCAATATGTTCACTATAGCGTGCGCGGCGCATGGCTGGCTATATTGGTCGTGCGATTGAGCTTTATGATTTGCCTATCCATTCCACGGTCATTTACTTGCATCCTGATGCGGGGCGAAACGATCCGGGGTACCACATCCAGGCGCGTTTTGGCTGCCAGATCCTTATTCAATACCAGGTGATCAGACTGACTGAAGTAGAAGGACCTCGCGTTCTTGCTGCAGGTCATGGGGGGTTTGATCCCGTTTGCATCATTGATGAAGCCGCCAGCAGGGATGGATTCTGAGGGGTGGATGCGTACGTGTGTCGATTGTGCGCGAGACTTGCCGCTAGATGAATCTGTCAGAGGTGATTTTCTAACTTGTCTGTCTGTGTTGGGTGGGTTGGTGCATGATCGGGAAATGATTGCGAACCTTATTTTAAAGGAGGGATTGATGGATCTCGTCCGCGAATCATCTTTTGCCCAATACTTGCTTGAGCAAGAGATTGAGGAAAACAAAGAACAATGGCTCAAGCAGGGCATTGAGCAAGGTGAAAGAAAAAGCACCCTCGCAGGCCTCCTCGAAGTGTTGGAGATTCGCTTTGGTCTGAGCGAGATGCACCCCCTATCTGACCGCATTGCCGCTATTGACGACTTGCACCGCCTCAAGCAGTTGCTTCGTGCGGCTATTCAGGCCACCAGTCTCGAAGCGTTTGAACGCGTGTTAGATGATGTGTGACGCACTTTCCGAAGCTTTTTGGTGCGCCTTTACGAGTTCTGCCATGCTGTTAAATTGAAAATTGTAGTTTGGCATTTCGCCCGGGTCTATTGTTGCGCCGAAGCCTTCGTCGTTGACGCGCCTGTAGATCCAGCAGGTGGCGAGTCCGTTTTTATTCGCTGGCATGTGGTCGTGGAATAGGCTTTCTGCGGTGTGTAGAATTTCCGATTTTTCAATGCCGAGCGATTTGAGGTGTTCCAGCATGTATTCGAAGTTTCGATCCGCAGGTTTGTACGATCCTATGTCTTCAGCCGTGTATATGGCGTCAAACTCGACACCGAGACGGTCGTTGCTGTATTTGAAGCTGTGGTTATCGACGTTGGACAGGATCGCGAGCTTGTAGTGTTTTTTGAGATATTGTAGCGCATCGGCAGAATCGGAAAATGCTGGCCATTGTTTTATCGATTGGCCGTATGCGGCGCACTCATCAGGTGTGACGGCGATGCCCCATTCTTCGGCGAGGCGTTTATAGACGATGGCGAGGAGTTCGGAATAGCGCATGCCCGGCGTCCAGGCTTGTTGTGTTGATTCGTGTCGCGCGTGTGTTTGAAGAATTTCATTGCGCGACAATTTTCGTTCGACCTTTGATAGGAGTGGCTCCAGCCCTTTGATCATTCCGGTTTCCCAGTCGATAAGCGTGCCATAGCAATCGAATGTGAGGACTTTGAAATCGGTGAGTTTCATGTTTGTTAATAACACCCCAGTTGATCGGCGAGGTCGTGAAAATCATGGGCTATGATGTCAAAGTTCAGATCGGGAGGTAAGTCTTTTTTTGCGTTGGGTCCCCGCTCAAAGGGTCGGAATACATAAGCCGTTTTCATGCCGACGCCCGCTGCGTGGTGCAGGTCGCCCTGATGGGCGGCGACCATCATGACTTCATGGGGTTCGCAACTGAGCAGTTCGATGGCTTTCAAATAGGTTTCGGCGTCGGGTTTGTAATGCCCGGCCAATTCGGCTGATAAGATGCAATCCCAGGGCAGTCCGCCGTATTTCGCCATGTTGGCGAGTAGCGACACATTGCCGTTGGATAGTGTGGCGATCAGGTACCGCGATTTTAACCGCCATAAGCCGCCTGCGGCATCGGGCCAGGGGTCGAGGCGATGCCAAACGCGATTGAAATCCGCGGTTTCTTCTTCGGATAATCCCGAGATGCCGAATTTTTCTATGAGTTCGTCCAGGATCATGCGGTGCAGGTCGTCGATTTTTGTCCAGGGCAATTCGCCCGTGCGCACGCGGTTCATGGATGGGCCATAGCCCCCGCGCCACGCATCGGCAAATGCAGTCCAATCGATGTCCAATCCCTTGCGTTCGCCCAATCGTTCGCCGTCTCGGATGACCGAACTGCGCCAATCGACGACTGTGCCGAATACGTCAAATGTCAGTGCTTTGATTGTCATCTACGGTACCGCTCCCACTGCTTTGTTCAAAGCTGGCATTAGTTCACGGGCGAACAATTCCATGCTGTATATCCAACTATCTTTGTCGTCCCAGTCGTAGCCCATTAGTACGAGTGTGCCAAAGGGACCGGTTTCCTCGAACAGGTCCAGCAAGCGACGCAGTGCTTCATCGACGTCGCCAGCGATAATCTGTTCGGTCATCAAATAGTCCAGATTGCACTCGGAGTCGGGCATGTCCAGGTCGCGCTTGTAAACCTGGCGCCCCAGGCCTCTGTCGAATAGGCGCCCGATGTACTCGTAATTTTTTGCCAGGGAATTGTGCCGCGCCTTTTTCACGGCTTCGGCCGTGGTGTCGGCGAGAAAGATCGAACGGGCGATTTTCCAGTCGGTCCGTTGCGGTTGCCGTCCCGCCTGCAGGGCGCTCTGCTCATAGATCTGCCAGTTGTCGGCTACCACGTTGCCCGATATCAGGCAGGCGGAAAAGGGCTGGAAGCCGCGCTCGCCAGCTGTTTGCATGCTATGTGAGTTGCGGCTCATTCCCGGCATGGCGATGGGCGGGTGGGGCTGCTGAAAGGGTTTGTGGATGAAGCCGATCTGGGTTTCTTCGTCAATATTGTCTTTGAGCTGGAATTGCCAGTATTTCCCCTGGTGCTCGTAGGGTGGATCCGATGTCCACAAGTTGAGGATGGCGTCAATGGCTTCCCCGGTCATTGCACCGCCCGACCTGGGATCCAGTCCGTACAGTTCCTGGTCTGAGGTGACACTGCCCGGGCCAAAGCACAGATTGAGTCGGCCTTTGGCCAGGTGATCCAAAAAAGATAGACGACTGGCCACATAGGCGGGGTGGTGCAGGTTCAAACAGACCGGTGCCGGTCCCAGGCGGATGCTCTGGGTCTCACCCAGGGCGCGTCCGATGAAAATTTCGGGCGTGACAATGGTCTCGTACTTCATGGTATGGTGTTCGCCGATCCAAAATTCATCAAAGCCCAGTTCCTCGGCTTTGACAACGAGTTCCAAATCCTCGTCAAATCCCTGACTCAAAGGCTTGTCCGGGGCGTGGAAGGGCATGATGAACATACCGTATTTGATGGGTTCCATAGAGGTGCTCCTTCCTGCGGGTTTTTATCCTGATCTGTATTTGTTCACGATTACCAGATCAGCGGTCTCGGGGTGGATGAATTTTACGAGTAGCGAGACGCGGTTGTCTTCGTCTAACAGGTTCCAGAATACGTCGGCGGTTTGCTGTATGTCGTCGAATAATTCGACGGCATAAGGCTCTCCTTTGAATGAGGGCAGGGGATTGCCGTCGTCTGTATATGTTGTGATGCAGTGTCCTGTGCCGGGGATCGCGGTTTCATAATTGAAGAATTGGCGCGAACAATAGCGCGCATCACCGCCAACGGTTTTTAAGACCGATAGTCGATAGGCTTGCGAGTCGCCCAGGTCGGTAAGGCCAGAGATGCGCGGTGTAAAATTGGGGGCGTCGGGTTCGTAAGTGCGCGTTTTCAGGGCGGATTCGAACGAGCCACCTTTTTGCAGGGTATGGACAATGGTGTCGGTCTGATCGCCATTTGTGACGATATGCGCGTTGCCCAGTACGCGGATGGGATAGTACATGGTTAGTGGATCAATGTCATGGGATTTATCCACGGTGTCGATTTTTACCGCGTCGCCTTCTCGCACAAATACGCGGTTGCGGCTGCTGGGACTGCGTCCCATGATCCAGTAGATCTGAACCATACATGAGGTATCAGGAGTTTGTCCTATTACGATACCACGACCGGGATAGGTGGCGTTTTTTAAGCGGTTCATGTCGGCATCTATGGTCATTTTGCCGTCACCCCTTCTTCGGGTAACAGGACGAATCGCGCGTAGTTTTCCATGTTGAAGTATTGTTGCGTCGCTTTTTGTACGTGTTCTGCTGTAAGTTTTTTGATGACTTCGTCTTCATACGTCAGCCACGCCATCAAGTCTATCTCATTCTGGTAATATCGGCTCAACGTACTGCGCCAGTAACCGTTTTCTTTTTTGTTGGTTTCTCGACCCCGCAAATCCATTTCGGTCACTTTGTTGATGTAGGATTGTTCGACGGGTTTTTGTTTCATGCTGTCGATTTGGGCAAAAACGAGTTGCGTCAATTCTTCCAATCGCTCGGGATCGCATCCAAAGCTGATTGAGATGCTGTACCTGCCTTCGGGCCAACGCGAACTAGATGCGCGTACGCCAACGCCGTACGTACCGCCCTCATCTTCTCGGAGTAATTCTCGGAGTTTTATTTGCAAGACATCGCCCATTGAGCCATATACATATCGCTTAAATCGGTCGTTGTATTCAAAAGGTCCCGTAAAGATCAGCCGTGTGCTACTTTTGGGTTCTTGTCCCCGTTTCACGGTTTTTTCAATGACGCCTTTTGGCGCTCTGACGCCTGTGTCGCGCCAGGTTTCTCCGCGGTTGAGCGCGGGTAATCCGCCCAGATAGGTTTCTATCAGGGGTTTTATTTTTTCTGGCTCAAAGTTGCCGACAAATACAAATGTGAAGTCACTGGCATCGGCAAATCGGTCTTTGTAAAATGCCAGCGATTTTTGCAGGTCCATTTCTCCCAGTATTTCGTTTGATAGCGGGCGCGACCTGATGTGGTATTGAGACATGGTAACCTGGATTGTATCGGAATAAGCTGTCGTTGGTCTCATGTCCCGGTTTTGCAATATGCCTCGATAGCGGTCCAGTAGTGCTTGAAATGCCAGAGAGTCTGCACGCGGTTCCGTGAAGATGAGATATATGAGTTGGAACATGGTTTCTATGTCTTCGGGAGACGCGCTGCCCGATACGCCCTCGCTGAGGCTGCTGATGCGAGGCGATACGCGCACGACTTTGCCAGCGAGTTTTTTATTGAGTTCAATTTGATTGAATTTGCCCAGGCCGCTTTCCATTATGGCTGATGTCGCTGTGGATGCCGCCATGTAGTTTTCATCGCTCGATAGAGAATGCCCGCCCGGGCTGAAGGATGTGAACAGGATTTCGTCGTTTTTGAAGTCCGTGGGTTTCATGACGACTTTTACACCATTGCTCAATGTCCATTCTGTGACGCCAAAGGTGTCTATTGTTGTTTCGCGTACGACCTTTCCAGGCGTTGGGATATTCGCGATGAGGGGGTCGTCGGATACATCTTCCTCATAGGGGTCCACGTCTTTTTGTTGGACTTCGTTGATTATGGTTAGCAGGTCAGCTTCGGACGGAACAGCGAGACCATCTTTCTCGGGTGCGGTGACTACGATGACACGGTTCTTGTCGGTGATCCATTCGCCGACGAGGCGGTTGATTTCTTCGACTTGAATGCCGGGGAGTAATTCACGAAATAGATCGCGTTCGATTTCAATGCCCGGAATGGGTTCGCCTGTCAATATGTGACGGATGTATTCCGATGCAAAACCGCGCGAACGGCGTCTGTCGCGCTCGCGATAAGATTGTTCGATGCTGCGCAACATGTTGGTTTTTAGGCGATCTACTTCGGGTTGCGTAAATCCGTGGCGTTGGACGCGAATGGCTTCGGTTAAGACGGCTTCCAGGCCGCGTTCAATTCCCCCTTCTTTGACGCCTGCGCCCAGGGTGTATGTGGCTTTGGTTCTGACGAGGTTCCCATGACTGGAGCCTGCGCCCAGAAATGGCGGGTCGGGTTTTTTGGTTATTTCTCTAAATCGCTGATTGAGCATGCTGTTGAACATGTTGCGAATGAGCATGCTGCGATAATCTTTTACTGTTCCTTCGGGTGCGACATCTTGCATGAAATAGATACCGATGGAAGACTGGGAATTTTCCGGGTCGGTTGTAATCGCAAACAGGGTTTCACCGTGGTCGGGAACCGTATAGGCGGTTCGAGCGCGCGGGTTCTCTGCTTTTGGTATCGGGTCAAAGGTTTTTTTGATCAGGGTTTCAATTGCGTCCGTTTCAAAGTCTCCCACTGCGATGACTGCCATGAGGTCGGGGCGGTACCAGTCGCGATAAAAGCGCGTGAGGGATTCGTGCTTGAATGTGTCGAGCAATGCTTTTTTGCCGATGGGCAAACGCTCGGCATAACGCGAGTCTTTGAGCAAGATCGGCAATTGTTTGTCGCGCATGCGCGCTCTGGCTCCGCGTCCCGAACGCCATTCTTCGATGACCACACCTCTTTCTTTTTCGATTTCTTCGGGATCAAATTTTACCCGATGCGCCCAGTCGCCCAGGATGCGAAACGCTTTTTCCATTACTTCGGTGCTGTCTGTGGGCACGCGAAGCATATAGACGGTCTCGTCAAAACTCGTGTAGGCATTTAAGTGCGCGCCAAAGCGCATGCCGATGCTTTCGAGGAAATTGACTATTTCCAGTTTGGGGAAATTAGCTGTGCCATTAAATGCCATGTGTTCGGCAAAGTGCGCCAGTCCCTGCTGGTCTTCGTCTTCCAGAATGGATCCCGCATTGACTACGAGGCGCAATTCGGCGCGGTTTTCCGGTCGTTTGTTTTCCCGGATTACGTAGCGAAGCCCATTTGCCAGTTTGCCCGTTCGCACTGCAGAATCGATGGGCAGGGTGGGTGATGGTGGTTGGGGAGCTGGTGGTTGAGGTGTTTCACTTTCTGTCTGCGTTGTTGCGCACGAGGTTATGACACACGCGCAGCAGAGTAGGATAAAGTAGTTCCTGATCATGATATTCCCTTTTATTTCAGTTATTATTCTGGACGCCAGACTGCATCCAGTTTGCGGTGTGTAAATGTTTTGGCGTTTTCGCCGATGTAATCGTCCGCAATATGTCCTTCGCCCGTTACTACGTATTTGTAGATGACGAGGCCTTCAAGGCCGACAGGCCCGCGGCTGTGCAGGCGGTTGGTGCTGATGCCTACTTCGGCGCCGAGGCCATAGCGAAATCCATCGGCAAACCGGGTTGACGCATTGTGTATGACCGATGCCGAGTCCACGGCTTGCAAAAATCTCTTCGCGGCTTGCTGGTCTTCGGTTACGATCGAGTCGGTGTGGTGGCTGCTGTATTCGTTGATGTGGGCGATTGCTTCTTCGACCGAATCGACGACTTTGACGGATAGGACATAGTCGAGGTATTCGGTTGACCAGTCGCTGTCACTGGCCGGGGTCAGGGCATCTGCGCTGGCGGCGAGGTCCAGGGTGCGGGCGTCGCCGCGGATCAAGACGCCTTCGTCGGTGAGTTGTTGAATTGCGGTGGCGAAAAAGCGCCTGGCGATTTCGGCGTGTACCAGCAGGGTTTCAGCGGCGTTGCAGACGGCTGCGTACTGCGTCTTGGAATCGATGGCGATGCGCACGGCCTTTTTCAGGTCGGCGTCCTTATCTACGTACACATGGCAGATGCCGTCGGCGTGCCCCATGACGGGGATTTTGGTGTTGTTCATGATGTGTTGTACGAATTCATTGCCGCCGCGCGGGATGATCAGGTCGATGAGGTCGTGTAATTCGAGAATGCCCGCGACTTCTTCTCGCGATTCCAGAAGGTGCATCCATCCTTCGGGGATGCCGTCCAGTTCAGCCGTTGCAGCGATCATAATTTCGGCCAGTGCGCGGTTGGTGTGAAATGCTTCGCTGCCGCCTTTGAGCATGATGGCATTGCCCGATTTTAGACATAGTGTCGCGATTTGCACCAGCGCGTCGGGGCGCGATTCAAAGACCACGCCGATTACGCCGATTGGAACGGTTACGCGATAGAGATTGAGGCCTTCGTCCAATTCGGTCGCGGCCTGCGTTTTGCCAATGGGGTCTTCCTGGGCCGCGACACTGTGAACGCCAACTATTATTTCACTGTCCAGCTTTTCATCATCTACTTTCAGGCGCTTGATCAGCGGGAGGGTGATTTCCCCCTGTGCCAGCATTTTTTCTGCTGCTGCCTGATCGCGTTTGTTGGCGTCTAAAATGCGGTCGCGATTCGCCTGCAATGCCTGTGCTATGGCTTCAAGCGCGGCATTGCGCTGTTTTTCCGTCGCCTGACTCAATGTTAGAGCCGCCTGCCGTGCAGTTCTCGCCGCAGCTTTGATATCATCTGCCATGTTTCCTCCTGAATATCTAACTAAAAGAATTGTCGCTTTGTGTCAATCCATCGGCTGATTGTGACCTTTTGTCGGGTGAAGAACGAAATGCCTTCGGTGCCCTGTACATGTAAATCGCCGAAGAAAGAATTGTTCCACCCGGAGAAGGGGAAAAATGCCATGGGCGCGGGGACGCCGATGTTGATGCCGACCATGCCGGCGTTTACTTCGTGGCGAAATTTGCGCGCGGCTCCGCCACTGGATGTGAATAGTACGGCTGCGTTGCCGTATCCGCTGGCATTACACCGCGCAATGGCTCCGCTCAGGTCGTCCGTGTGCATGGTCGATAATACGGGTCCGAAGATTTCTTCCCGCGCAATGGACATCTGGGGTTTTACCCGATCGAAGATTGTGGCACCGAGGTAGAAGCCATGCGGTGTTTCTTCAACCTGTACATCGCGTCCATCTACGATTAGTTCTGCACCTTCTCGCAATCCGTTTTCAATATGTTGATGGATGCGGTCCAGATGCGTTTTGGTCACTACTGGTCCCATATCCACATTGGGGTCGCGGTCGGTTGGTCCCACCCGAAATTCGCGTGCGGTTTCACTGAGGGGTTCCAGGAAACGGTCACCTGCACCTTCGGCACAGACGAGGACACTGCCGGCCATGCAGCGTTCTCCGGCACAGCCATAAGCAGAGCCCATTACGGCAGCTACGGTTGAGTCCAGGTCGGCGTCGGGCAATACGATCAGGTAATTTTTCGCGCCACCGGCTGATTGTACGCGTTTGCCATTGCGGGTGGCTGTTTCATAGACATAGCGCGCCACGGGTGTTGATCCGACAAATGAAACGGTTTTGACTTCGGGATGGGCGAGCAGGGCATCTACCGCGTCTTTTCCGCCGTGTGCGATGTTGAATACGCCGGGCGGTAATCCGGCTTCGACCAATAATTCGCCAATTCGAATCGCGCTCAAGGGTACGCGCTCCGATGGCTTTAATACGTAGGTGTTGCCACATACGAGGGCAATGGGCAATGTCCACATGGGTACCATAGATGGGAAGTTGAACGGCGTGATGCCCACGGATACGCCCATGGGTTGTCGGATGGTGTCGCAATCTATTCCCTGTGCGATATTTTCCAGCGCGTCGCCCATCATGAGCGCAGGCGCACCACATGCAAATTCCGCGACTTCGATCCCGCGTCGAATTTCGCCTCGCGCATCTTCTATTGTTTTGCCGTTTTCGAGGGTTACGAGTTGGGCCAGTTCTTCGAAGTGGGTTTCCATGAGTGCGACAAGCCGGAACATTACGCGCGCGCGGTCAACGGCCGGTGTATTTGCCCATTCGGGAAATGCGTCTGCGGCTGATTGCACTACGCGATCTATCTCTGATGCGCCACATAAGGGCGTTGCGGCAATTTCCGTTCCATCCGATGGGTTGTAAACCGGTACGGTTTCCGTTGCTTCAGATGCCACCCATTCGCCATTGAGGAATAATTTGACTGTCTCGGCCATGATTATCTCCTGTGCTCACTCCGATCCGTGTTGTCGAAATTTTGGTGCTTCGCCGGGTACGGGCGAGTTGTCAAATGCGCCCCGATGGATTACGGCTTCTTTGCCACCCAGAGATTCAATCATTTCTCGTTGCGAGGTTTTGGCCCGAATATCCACAGCTTCGGGGTCGATGAGGTCGCGTAATTCGCGTTCGAAATTTTCCAGGATTTCCCGATGTTCGGGCGACTGCGCGAGGTCGCGGCACTCTTCTGGGTCGTCTATTGTATCGAATAATTGCGGCGGGTTATTGACGTGATATATGTATTTGTATTGTCGATTGCGCAACATATATGCCCCGTGCTGTGCGCCTATCGCGTGGTATTCGCTAAATACTGTGCGGTCGCGGTCTTCTTCCCGTGCAATGGACCACAGTGATTCGCCTGGCAACTCTGCGTCGTCTTCGGTTTGTTGCGCGCCCACGGCTTCTAAAATTGTCGGGAAGCTATCGACGAGCGAGACAGGTGTTTCCACGACTTTGCCCGCGGGGACGTCGGGACCTGCCATCAAAAAGGGTACGGCGGCCGATTCTTCATACATGGTAAATTTGCCGTATATGCCGCGTCCGCCCAGGTGTTCACCGTGATCTGTTGTATAGATTATGCGGGTTGTGTCGGTTAGTTCCAATTGGTCCAGGGTGTTTAGTACCCGACCAATTTGTCGGTCCAGGTATGTGCATACGCCGTAGTACGCGGCATTTAGCTGTCGCACGGTGGCTTCGGGGAATTGGGGATCAAATGTAAAGAATCGCCTGAAATAGTCCATTGCGGGATGATCGGGCCAATCCTCTGTTCGCCA
The window above is part of the Gemmatimonadota bacterium genome. Proteins encoded here:
- a CDS encoding haloacid dehalogenase type II; this translates as MKLTDFKVLTFDCYGTLIDWETGMIKGLEPLLSKVERKLSRNEILQTHARHESTQQAWTPGMRYSELLAIVYKRLAEEWGIAVTPDECAAYGQSIKQWPAFSDSADALQYLKKHYKLAILSNVDNHSFKYSNDRLGVEFDAIYTAEDIGSYKPADRNFEYMLEHLKSLGIEKSEILHTAESLFHDHMPANKNGLATCWIYRRVNDEGFGATIDPGEMPNYNFQFNSMAELVKAHQKASESASHII
- a CDS encoding haloacid dehalogenase type II, which translates into the protein MTIKALTFDVFGTVVDWRSSVIRDGERLGERKGLDIDWTAFADAWRGGYGPSMNRVRTGELPWTKIDDLHRMILDELIEKFGISGLSEEETADFNRVWHRLDPWPDAAGGLWRLKSRYLIATLSNGNVSLLANMAKYGGLPWDCILSAELAGHYKPDAETYLKAIELLSCEPHEVMMVAAHQGDLHHAAGVGMKTAYVFRPFERGPNAKKDLPPDLNFDIIAHDFHDLADQLGCY
- a CDS encoding LLM class flavin-dependent oxidoreductase, which encodes MEPIKYGMFIMPFHAPDKPLSQGFDEDLELVVKAEELGFDEFWIGEHHTMKYETIVTPEIFIGRALGETQSIRLGPAPVCLNLHHPAYVASRLSFLDHLAKGRLNLCFGPGSVTSDQELYGLDPRSGGAMTGEAIDAILNLWTSDPPYEHQGKYWQFQLKDNIDEETQIGFIHKPFQQPHPPIAMPGMSRNSHSMQTAGERGFQPFSACLISGNVVADNWQIYEQSALQAGRQPQRTDWKIARSIFLADTTAEAVKKARHNSLAKNYEYIGRLFDRGLGRQVYKRDLDMPDSECNLDYLMTEQIIAGDVDEALRRLLDLFEETGPFGTLVLMGYDWDDKDSWIYSMELFARELMPALNKAVGAVP
- a CDS encoding inosine monophosphate cyclohydrolase, with the translated sequence MTIDADMNRLKNATYPGRGIVIGQTPDTSCMVQIYWIMGRSPSSRNRVFVREGDAVKIDTVDKSHDIDPLTMYYPIRVLGNAHIVTNGDQTDTIVHTLQKGGSFESALKTRTYEPDAPNFTPRISGLTDLGDSQAYRLSVLKTVGGDARYCSRQFFNYETAIPGTGHCITTYTDDGNPLPSFKGEPYAVELFDDIQQTADVFWNLLDEDNRVSLLVKFIHPETADLVIVNKYRSG
- a CDS encoding insulinase family protein — translated: MIRNYFILLCCACVITSCATTQTESETPQPPAPQPPSPTLPIDSAVRTGKLANGLRYVIRENKRPENRAELRLVVNAGSILEDEDQQGLAHFAEHMAFNGTANFPKLEIVNFLESIGMRFGAHLNAYTSFDETVYMLRVPTDSTEVMEKAFRILGDWAHRVKFDPEEIEKERGVVIEEWRSGRGARARMRDKQLPILLKDSRYAERLPIGKKALLDTFKHESLTRFYRDWYRPDLMAVIAVGDFETDAIETLIKKTFDPIPKAENPRARTAYTVPDHGETLFAITTDPENSQSSIGIYFMQDVAPEGTVKDYRSMLIRNMFNSMLNQRFREITKKPDPPFLGAGSSHGNLVRTKATYTLGAGVKEGGIERGLEAVLTEAIRVQRHGFTQPEVDRLKTNMLRSIEQSYRERDRRRSRGFASEYIRHILTGEPIPGIEIERDLFRELLPGIQVEEINRLVGEWITDKNRVIVVTAPEKDGLAVPSEADLLTIINEVQQKDVDPYEEDVSDDPLIANIPTPGKVVRETTIDTFGVTEWTLSNGVKVVMKPTDFKNDEILFTSFSPGGHSLSSDENYMAASTATSAIMESGLGKFNQIELNKKLAGKVVRVSPRISSLSEGVSGSASPEDIETMFQLIYLIFTEPRADSLAFQALLDRYRGILQNRDMRPTTAYSDTIQVTMSQYHIRSRPLSNEILGEMDLQKSLAFYKDRFADASDFTFVFVGNFEPEKIKPLIETYLGGLPALNRGETWRDTGVRAPKGVIEKTVKRGQEPKSSTRLIFTGPFEYNDRFKRYVYGSMGDVLQIKLRELLREDEGGTYGVGVRASSSRWPEGRYSISISFGCDPERLEELTQLVFAQIDSMKQKPVEQSYINKVTEMDLRGRETNKKENGYWRSTLSRYYQNEIDLMAWLTYEDEVIKKLTAEHVQKATQQYFNMENYARFVLLPEEGVTAK
- a CDS encoding glutamate-5-semialdehyde dehydrogenase, with the protein product MADDIKAAARTARQAALTLSQATEKQRNAALEAIAQALQANRDRILDANKRDQAAAEKMLAQGEITLPLIKRLKVDDEKLDSEIIVGVHSVAAQEDPIGKTQAATELDEGLNLYRVTVPIGVIGVVFESRPDALVQIATLCLKSGNAIMLKGGSEAFHTNRALAEIMIAATAELDGIPEGWMHLLESREEVAGILELHDLIDLIIPRGGNEFVQHIMNNTKIPVMGHADGICHVYVDKDADLKKAVRIAIDSKTQYAAVCNAAETLLVHAEIARRFFATAIQQLTDEGVLIRGDARTLDLAASADALTPASDSDWSTEYLDYVLSVKVVDSVEEAIAHINEYSSHHTDSIVTEDQQAAKRFLQAVDSASVIHNASTRFADGFRYGLGAEVGISTNRLHSRGPVGLEGLVIYKYVVTGEGHIADDYIGENAKTFTHRKLDAVWRPE
- a CDS encoding CoA-acylating methylmalonate-semialdehyde dehydrogenase — encoded protein: MAETVKLFLNGEWVASEATETVPVYNPSDGTEIAATPLCGASEIDRVVQSAADAFPEWANTPAVDRARVMFRLVALMETHFEELAQLVTLENGKTIEDARGEIRRGIEVAEFACGAPALMMGDALENIAQGIDCDTIRQPMGVSVGITPFNFPSMVPMWTLPIALVCGNTYVLKPSERVPLSAIRIGELLVEAGLPPGVFNIAHGGKDAVDALLAHPEVKTVSFVGSTPVARYVYETATRNGKRVQSAGGAKNYLIVLPDADLDSTVAAVMGSAYGCAGERCMAGSVLVCAEGAGDRFLEPLSETAREFRVGPTDRDPNVDMGPVVTKTHLDRIHQHIENGLREGAELIVDGRDVQVEETPHGFYLGATIFDRVKPQMSIAREEIFGPVLSTMHTDDLSGAIARCNASGYGNAAVLFTSSGGAARKFRHEVNAGMVGINIGVPAPMAFFPFSGWNNSFFGDLHVQGTEGISFFTRQKVTISRWIDTKRQFF
- a CDS encoding sulfatase-like hydrolase/transferase; the protein is MQSTNMLYIISDQHNRNLLGCYGHPMVQTPNLDRLSEQGTRFTNAYTNCPICVPARASLATGRYVHQIGNWDNGHPYTGNTPSWHHRLREQGFNATSIGKLHFKGQGTDHGFTEEIEPLNVVDGMGDVLACIREQPPYRNKRPGIREAGPGDSTYLQYDQRNADNAIKWLQEHRKDQTPWCLFLSFVCPHPPYISPPDAYDIYDPDELPMPPQWRTEDWPDHPAMDYFRRFFTFDPQFPEATVRQLNAAYYGVCTYLDRQIGRVLNTLDQLELTDTTRIIYTTDHGEHLGGRGIYGKFTMYEESAAVPFLMAGPDVPAGKVVETPVSLVDSFPTILEAVGAQQTEDDAELPGESLWSIAREEDRDRTVFSEYHAIGAQHGAYMLRNRQYKYIYHVNNPPQLFDTIDDPEECRDLAQSPEHREILENFERELRDLIDPEAVDIRAKTSQREMIESLGGKEAVIHRGAFDNSPVPGEAPKFRQHGSE